The Arvicola amphibius chromosome 11, mArvAmp1.2, whole genome shotgun sequence genome has a segment encoding these proteins:
- the Nhlrc3 gene encoding NHL repeat-containing protein 3, which produces MARAWVCVGGAVFFLSCLVLHWRFSDPLVSRTIAFYVPWRKEDSLFRLDLGWPKYSEYFTGSTFSVAVDSLKGLVYVAQRGDNIPKVLVFTEDGYFLRAWNYTVDTPHGIFVSGTPYEQSVWITDVGSGSYGHTVKKYNSLGDLVQVLGTPGKKGTGLNPLQFDNPAELYVDDTGEIYIVDGDGGLNNRLVKLSQDFMILWLRGESGTGPAQFNIPHSVTLDAVGRVWVADRGNKRLQVFDKDTGEWLGAWDSCFTEEGPSAVRFTPDGKYVIVAQLNLSRLSVLTAPPSGGIGDCSVISSIQLADQVLPHLVEVDRKTGAVYVAEIGAKQVQKYVPWHSPAPAAGP; this is translated from the exons ATGGCGAGAGCCTGGGTCTGCGTGGGAGGCGCcgtcttctttctctcctgtttgGTTTTGCACTGGCGCTTCAGTGACCCTCTG gTTTCAAGGACAATTGCTTTTTACGTACCCTGGAGAAAGGAGGATTCTCTTTTCCGGCTGGATTTGGGTTGGCCCAAGTATTCGGAGTACTTCACTGGTTCGACCTTTTCTGTTGCGGTTGACTCCCTCAAAGGGTTAGTGTACGTAGCTCAA AGAGGGGATAACATCCCCAAGGTATTAGTGTTCACAGAGGATGGATATTTCCTTCGAGCCTGGAATTATACAGTTGACACACCCCATGGTATATTTGTCTCCGGCACACCGTATGAACAGTCCGTCTGGATCACGGACGTAGGAAGTG GATCCTATGGTCACACGGTTAAAAAGTATAATTCCCTGGGTGATCTTGTTCAAGTCTTGGGTACCCCAGGCAAGAAAGGCACTGGCTTGAACCCGCTGCAGTTTGACAACCCTGCAGAGTTATATGTAGATGACACGGGAGAGATTTACATTGTGGATGGAGATGGGGGATTGAATAACAGACTAGTCAAACTGTCCCAAG ATTTCATGATCCTCTGGCTGCGTGGAGAGAGTGGAACAGGACCTGCGCAGTTCAACATACCTCACAGTGTCACACTTGACGCAGTCGGTCGG GTGTGGGTTGCCGACCGAGGAAATAAAAGACTCCAAGTATTTGATAAAGACACTGGAGAGTGGTTAGGAGCGTGGGACAGCTGTTTCACGGAGGAGGGGCCTTCGGCTGTTAG GTTCACCCCGGATGGGAAGTACGTGATTGTGGCCCAGCTGAACCTCAGTAGGCTGTCAGTTTTGACGGCCCCACCATCTGGAGGCATCGGCGACTGTTCTGTGATCAGCAGCATCCAGCTGGCAGATCAGGTTCTGCCCCATCTTGTAGAAGTTGACAGAAAGACCGGAGCCGTCTATGTAGCAGAAATCGGTGCAAAACAAGTGCAGAAATACGTCCCGTGGCACAGCCCTGCCCCTGCCGCTGGGCCTTAG
- the Proser1 gene encoding proline and serine-rich protein 1, whose translation MDKKSFETVLDEIRKAVLTEYKLKAIEYVHGYFSSEQVVDLLRYFSWAEPQLKAMKALQHKMVAVHPAEVVSILSCFTFSKDKLAALELLASNIVDAQNSRPIEDLFRINMSEKKRCKRVLEQAFKAGCKAPHAMISSCGTIPGNPYPKGKPSRINGIFPGTPLKKDGEESTNEGKGIAARILGPSKPPPSTYNPHKPVPYPIPPCRPHATIAPSAYNNAGLVPLANVIAPGVPPPPPYTPNPAGTDNEDLSSQSKPAQSQTFSTPAGQLFSPHGSNPSTPAVTPVPAVSPVKAVNHPSVSAAAAGAGASAPNAALSVFPAPQPATPNPTVIRTPSVPAAPVTSAHSTTPAPVPSIFSGLVPLPGPSATPSPSPQASSTPRVTLASSDTFASTCAPFTSHSLASSTAGSASNPSTASLSSVFAGLPLPFPPACHSSIATPTPSLIASASNPHAVKSPLLSALKGFLTSNDTHLINSSALSSVGTSGLASLSSFPNQNSDSPASATNKCYAPAAIAATQRSSTPGMAMFPGLQSPAAVATSAAPVLPAQSPLATPSSTAVPVSCGSSGSLLHGPHAGGISSTPAAVTVPLMIKSEPASPPPSAFKGPAHPGTPARSTLGLSGTLGRGYPTTSVPISVSTCLNPALSGLPSLSNPLPGSMSLPPHASSTPIAPVFTALPPFTSLTNSFPLPGSPSLNSAVSLMGPSTTTSAAAHPSSATVRPVLPTSNASPAAFPLNLSTAVPSLFAVTQGPLPASNPSYPGFPVSSAPSGAPALPSFPGLQAPSTVAVTPLPVAASAPSPAPVLPGFASAFSSNFNSALVAQAGLPSGLQTAGSSVFPGLLSLPGIPGFSQTPSQSSLQDLQHSAAAQSALLQQVHSASALESYPAQPDGFPSYPSTPGTPFPLQPGLSQSGWQ comes from the exons ATGGACAAAAAGTCCTTTGAAACGGTGCTGGATGAAATTCGAAAG gcTGTTTTGacagaatataaattaaaagcaattgaATATGTTCATGGGTACTTCTCCAGTGAACAG GTCGTTGACCTCCTCAGGTACTTCTCCTGGGCAGAACCGCAGCTGAAGGCCATGAAAGCTCTCCAGCAT AAAATGGTGGCTGTCCACCCAGCGGAAGTGGTCAGCATCCTCAGCTGCTTCACCTTTAGTAAAGACAaactggctgccctggagctctTGGCCTC AAACATTGTGGATGCACAGAACTCGCGCCCCATTGAAGATTTGTTCAGGATCAACATGTCAGAGAAGAAACGCTGCAAGAGAGTCCTGGAGCAG GCTTTCAAAGCAGGCTGCAAAGCCCCTCACGCCATGATATCTTCATGTGGAACCATCCCAGGAAACCCCTATCCCAAAGGAAAACCCAGCCGCATAAATGGCATTTTTCCC ggaaCTCCTCTGAAAAAGGATGGTGAAGAAAGTACCAATGAAGGCAAAGGAATAGCAGCACGGATTCTTGGACCATCCAAACCA CCTCCGTCAACATATAATCCACACAAACCTGTCCCCTACCCGATACCTCCATGTCGGCCACATGCAACCATCGCACCAA GTGCTTACAACAATGCAGGTCTGGTGCCGTTAGCCAATGTGATAGCTCCAGGggtccctcctccacctccgTACACTCCAAATCCAGCAGGAACAG acAATGAAGACCTCTCCAGTCAGTCAAAACCTGCACAGAGTCAAA CATTTTCCACTCCAGCAGGTCAGCTCTTCTCTCCTCACGGCTCTAATCCTTCGACTCCCGCTGTGACTCCTGTCCCTGCTGTGTCCCCAGTCAAGGCAGTAAACCACCCCTCCGTGTCAGCAGCTGCCGCTGGGGCAGGAGCGAGTGCTCCCAACGCTGCCCTGTCAGTGTTCCCAGCACCCCAGCCAGCCACGCCAAACCCGACTGTGATCCGGACGCCCTCGGTGCCCGCGGCACCCGTTACTTCCGCCCACAGCACCACACCTGCTCCTGTCCCTTCCATTTTTTCTGGCCTAGTGCCCCTGCCAGGTCCCTCTGCcaccccttccccatctcctcagGCCAGCTCTACACCAAGGGTCACACTGGCTTCCAGTGACACCTTTGCTTCCACTTGTGCCCCGTTCACCAGCCACTCCTTGGCCAGCTCTACCGCAGGCTCAGCCAGTAACCCGAGCACAGCTTCCCTGTCGTCCGTCTTCGCAGGCCTGCCTTTGCCCTTCCCGCCCGCATGCCACAGCAGCATAGCCACCCCAACTCCCTCGCTGATTGCCAGTGCTTCAAATCCGCACGCTGTAAAAAGCCCTCTCCTGTCTGCCTTAAAAGGCTTCCTCACGTCAAATGACACACACTTAATCAATTCCTCTGCCTTGTCGTCTGTGGGCACAAGTGGCCTGGCTTCATTATCCTCTTTTCCCAATCAAAACtcggattctcctgcctcagccactaaCAAGTGCTATGCCCCTGCAGCTATTGCTGCCACGCAGAGGTCTTCCACCCCAGGAATGGCCATGTTCCCAGGCTTGCAGTCCCCTGCGGCCGttgccacctctgcagccccagtGCTGCCCGCGCAGTCTCCGTTAGCTACACCCTCCTCCACGGCAGTGCCAGTCAGCTGTGGCTCCTCAGGCTCGCTTTTGCATGGTCCCCATGCAGGTGGCATCTCATCCACCCCTGCTGCAGTCACTGTGCCCCTTATGATCAAAAGTGAACCCGCGAGTCCCCCTCCCTCGGCCTTCAAAGGCCCTGCTCACCCCGGGACTCCTGCTCGCAGTACCTTGGGCCTGTCAGGCACTCTGGGCCGTGGATACCCCACAACCTCAGTGCCCATTAGTGTGTCCACTTGCCTTAACCCTGCACTGTCCGGGCTTCCCAGCCTGAGCAACCCCCTGCCTGGTTCTATGTCCCTGCCGCCACACGCATCCTCCACACCCATTGCTCCCGTGTTCACGGCCCTGCCCCCTTTCACTTCTTTGACCAACAGTTTCCCTCTACCGGGCAGTCCGTCTCTCAATTCCGCAGTGTCCCTCATGGGGCCGTCAACCACCACGTCTGCAGCTGCACACCCCAGCTCTGCGACCGTGCGCCCAGTGCTGCCCACCTCCAACGCCTCGCCTGCAGCCTTCCCACTCAACCTGTCCACTGCGGTGCCCTCGCTCTTCGCGGTCACCCAGGGCCCTCTTCCCGCATCTAACCCTTCCTACCCCGGCTTCCCTGTCTCCAGTGCCCCAAGTGGTGCCCCCGCACTGCCCTCGTTCCCGGGGCTGCAGGCACCCTCCACAGTAGCGGTCACCCCACTGCCCGTGGCTGCCTCGGCCCCATCACCTGCGCCTGTCCTCCCTGGATTTGCCTCGGCCTTCAGTTCCAACTTCAACTCCGCCCTGGTGGCACAAGCAGG TTTGCCATCTGGACTCCAAACTGCTGGTAGCTCTGTTTTTCCAGGCCTTCTGTCCCTCCCAGGTATCCCTGGGTTTTCCCAGACTCCTTCACAGTCGTCCCTGCAAGACTTGCAGCACAGCGCAGCTGCGCAGTCGGCTTTGTTACAGCAG GTCCACTCTGCCTCCGCCCTGGAGAGCTACCCCGCCCAGCCCGACGGCTTCCCCAGCTATCCCTCCACACCTGGAACACCATTTCCTTTGCAGCCAGGTCTATCCCAAAGTGGATGGCAATGA